In one window of Candidatus Avedoeria danica DNA:
- the folE gene encoding GTP cyclohydrolase I FolE: protein MSLIASNHTPAPHSASDRVRTGIAPAALPLHNGARPRLAADAGAEVEALVGRLLELLGEDAARDGLQKTPHRVAKMYREMLSGYGQDIDTILNGALFQVEYGEGEMIVVADIDYQSMCEHHMLPFTGRAHVAYIPRDKVVGLSKIPRLVDMFARRLQIQERLTNEIADSLIAALDPVGAMVVLEGEHTCASLRGVKKHGVNMITTARRGAFRDDPALRDEFYRLIGR from the coding sequence ATGTCGCTGATCGCATCGAACCACACCCCGGCGCCTCATTCCGCAAGTGATCGCGTCCGGACCGGCATCGCGCCCGCGGCGCTGCCCCTGCACAACGGCGCACGGCCGCGCCTTGCCGCCGATGCCGGCGCCGAGGTCGAAGCGCTCGTCGGGCGACTGCTCGAGCTCCTCGGCGAGGACGCCGCGCGCGACGGCCTGCAGAAGACGCCTCACCGCGTGGCCAAGATGTACCGCGAGATGCTCTCGGGCTACGGGCAGGACATCGACACGATTCTGAACGGCGCGCTCTTCCAAGTGGAGTACGGCGAGGGCGAGATGATCGTCGTCGCCGATATCGACTACCAGTCGATGTGTGAGCACCACATGCTGCCGTTCACCGGGCGGGCGCACGTGGCATACATCCCACGCGACAAGGTGGTCGGGCTGTCCAAGATCCCGCGTCTCGTCGATATGTTCGCCCGGCGCCTCCAGATCCAGGAGCGACTGACGAACGAGATCGCCGACAGCCTCATCGCGGCCCTCGACCCCGTCGGCGCGATGGTCGTCCTCGAAGGCGAGCACACCTGCGCCAGCTTGCGGGGAGTGAAGAAGCACGGCGTGAACATGATCACCACCGCCCGCCGTGGTGCCTTCCGCGACGACCCGGCGCTGCGCGATGAGTTCTACCGCCTGATCGGGCGCTAG